A single region of the Microbulbifer sp. MKSA007 genome encodes:
- the leuS gene encoding leucine--tRNA ligase, with amino-acid sequence MEEQYNPSAVEASAQEFWEAEKSFEVKEDAGREKFYCLSMFPYPSGKLHMGHVRNYTITDVITRYQRMQGRNVLHPMGWDAFGLPAENAAIQNKTAPAKWTYANIEYMKGQLKALGFGFDWSRELATCQPSYYRWEQWFFTRLYEKGLVYKKNSAVNWCPHDQTVLANEQVEDGACWRCGTTVERRELAQWFIKITDYAEELLEDLDKLPEWPEQVRTMQRNWIGKSRGVELSFALPKPIAGMDHFDVYTTRPDTLMGVTYVSLAAEHPIALELAESNPELKTFIAECKKQSLSEADMATMDKKGMDTGLKAIHPISGEEVSVWVANYVLMDYGSGAVMAVPAHDQRDWEFAQKYQLPVIQVIEAADGESINLEKEAYTEKGKLVNSGSFDGLDFDGAFTAISEALIAAGKGRVKINYRLRDWGVSRQRYWGAPIPMFNLADGGEIPVPADKLPILLPEDVELDGVQSPIKADPEWRKDELNGTPVERETDTFDTFMESSWYYARYTCPDFEEGMLDPDRANYWLPVDQYVGGIEHAILHLLYARFFHKLMRDEGLVNSDEPFKKLLCQGMVLAESFYKEEHGHKTWINPADVDVERDDKGKPTKAIERATGEEIIAGGVVKMSKSKNNGIDPHAAVEEYGADTVRLFTMFAAPPEQTLEWHDAGVEGASRFLRKLWKTVHAHIAAGSSEAQIDQQSLNDKQQQLRRKTHETIQKVGDDYGRRQTFNTAIAAVMELLNEVGKLADRNSDQGLAVEREALQTAVLLLAPVTPHICHQLWQVLGNTSALIDSPWPMADEKALVRTSITLVVQVNGKVRAKLDAPADADKESLEKLALADENVQKFIGEATVRKVIVVPGKLVNIVAK; translated from the coding sequence ATGGAAGAGCAGTACAACCCCTCCGCAGTCGAAGCTTCCGCCCAGGAATTCTGGGAGGCCGAGAAGAGCTTTGAAGTAAAGGAAGACGCCGGCAGGGAAAAGTTCTACTGCCTATCCATGTTCCCCTACCCCAGCGGCAAGCTACACATGGGGCATGTGCGCAATTACACCATTACCGATGTAATTACTCGCTATCAGCGCATGCAGGGCAGAAACGTGTTGCACCCGATGGGCTGGGATGCTTTCGGTCTGCCGGCAGAGAATGCGGCCATCCAGAACAAGACCGCTCCAGCCAAATGGACCTATGCCAATATCGAGTACATGAAAGGCCAGCTCAAGGCTCTGGGTTTTGGCTTTGACTGGTCCCGCGAACTGGCCACCTGCCAACCCTCCTACTATCGCTGGGAGCAGTGGTTCTTCACCCGCCTCTACGAAAAAGGCCTGGTCTACAAGAAAAACTCTGCAGTGAACTGGTGCCCCCACGACCAGACAGTACTGGCCAATGAGCAGGTAGAAGATGGCGCCTGCTGGCGCTGTGGCACTACCGTTGAGCGCCGCGAGCTGGCCCAGTGGTTTATCAAGATCACCGATTATGCCGAAGAGCTGCTCGAAGACCTGGACAAACTGCCCGAGTGGCCCGAGCAGGTGCGCACCATGCAGCGCAACTGGATCGGCAAGAGCCGGGGAGTAGAGCTGAGCTTTGCCCTGCCCAAGCCTATTGCGGGCATGGACCACTTCGATGTGTATACCACCCGTCCGGATACACTGATGGGCGTTACCTATGTTTCCCTCGCCGCCGAGCACCCCATCGCTCTGGAACTTGCCGAGTCCAACCCCGAACTCAAAACTTTTATCGCCGAGTGCAAAAAGCAGTCCCTATCCGAAGCCGATATGGCCACGATGGACAAGAAAGGCATGGATACCGGGCTCAAGGCGATTCACCCCATCAGTGGTGAAGAAGTCTCCGTATGGGTGGCTAACTATGTTCTGATGGATTACGGCTCAGGCGCGGTGATGGCAGTACCGGCACACGACCAGCGCGATTGGGAATTTGCGCAAAAATACCAGCTGCCCGTTATCCAGGTTATCGAGGCTGCCGACGGCGAGTCCATCAACTTGGAGAAAGAGGCCTATACGGAGAAAGGCAAACTGGTGAATTCCGGCAGTTTTGACGGCCTGGATTTTGATGGCGCCTTTACTGCGATCTCCGAAGCGCTGATTGCTGCAGGTAAGGGTCGGGTTAAGATCAACTATCGCCTGCGCGACTGGGGTGTCTCCCGCCAGCGCTACTGGGGTGCGCCCATCCCCATGTTCAACCTGGCCGACGGCGGAGAAATACCAGTACCCGCAGACAAGCTGCCGATCCTGTTGCCGGAAGATGTCGAGCTCGACGGCGTTCAATCACCTATTAAAGCCGACCCCGAATGGCGTAAAGACGAACTCAACGGCACTCCCGTAGAACGTGAAACCGATACCTTCGACACCTTTATGGAGTCCAGCTGGTACTACGCCCGTTATACCTGTCCCGATTTTGAAGAGGGCATGCTGGACCCGGACCGCGCCAACTACTGGCTGCCAGTGGACCAGTATGTCGGCGGTATTGAACATGCCATCTTGCACCTTCTCTACGCGCGCTTCTTCCACAAGCTGATGCGGGATGAGGGCCTGGTCAATAGCGATGAACCCTTCAAGAAGCTGCTGTGTCAGGGCATGGTGTTAGCCGAATCCTTCTACAAGGAAGAACACGGCCACAAGACCTGGATCAACCCCGCCGATGTGGACGTCGAGCGCGATGACAAGGGCAAGCCGACCAAAGCGATTGAGCGAGCCACCGGCGAAGAGATTATTGCCGGCGGCGTGGTAAAGATGTCCAAGTCCAAGAACAATGGCATAGACCCTCACGCTGCGGTTGAGGAGTACGGTGCCGATACCGTTCGCCTGTTCACCATGTTTGCCGCCCCTCCGGAGCAGACTCTGGAGTGGCACGATGCCGGTGTGGAAGGTGCCAGCCGCTTCCTGCGCAAACTCTGGAAGACCGTTCACGCCCATATTGCAGCGGGCTCCAGTGAAGCACAGATCGACCAGCAGTCCCTCAATGACAAGCAACAGCAGCTGCGCCGCAAAACCCACGAGACCATCCAAAAAGTGGGGGATGACTATGGCCGCCGCCAGACCTTTAATACCGCTATCGCAGCAGTAATGGAATTGCTCAATGAAGTCGGCAAGCTGGCAGATCGCAACAGTGATCAAGGACTGGCTGTAGAGAGAGAAGCCCTACAGACCGCCGTCTTGCTGTTGGCTCCGGTTACTCCTCATATCTGTCACCAACTGTGGCAGGTGCTAGGGAATACCAGTGCCCTAATCGATTCTCCTTGGCCAATGGCAGATGAAAAAGCACTGGTGCGCACCTCGATTACTTTGGTCGTCCAGGTCAATGGCAAGGTACGCGCAAAACTGGATGCGCCTGCTGATGCAGACAAAGAGAGCCTGGAAAAACTCGCCCTCGCCGATGAGAACGTTCAGAAATTTATCGGTGAAGCTACGGTGCGCAAAGTAATCGTCGTTCCTGGCAAGCTGGTTAATATTGTCGCCAAGTAG
- the lptE gene encoding LPS assembly lipoprotein LptE — MKTIAIRAFIFLLAITIAGCGWHLRGAPKNFPPGSTLYISTVDPRSDIADQLTRLLNNAGVPMAESPAEADYTLIIHQETERKLTVAVDSEGRASEYELITSAIYSVRTASGQVLLNKAQADVYRTLEWDVDEIVSKSEEENTLRAEMQRELIGRIIDRLRRIDVNASLEEKSY, encoded by the coding sequence ATGAAAACAATCGCAATTCGAGCCTTTATTTTTCTTCTCGCTATCACTATTGCCGGTTGCGGCTGGCATCTAAGAGGCGCCCCTAAGAATTTTCCTCCCGGTAGTACACTCTATATATCCACAGTAGACCCTCGCAGTGATATCGCAGATCAATTAACTCGACTGCTCAATAATGCGGGGGTGCCTATGGCGGAATCACCTGCAGAAGCTGACTATACACTCATCATTCACCAGGAAACCGAGAGAAAACTAACCGTAGCTGTAGACTCTGAAGGGCGAGCATCTGAATACGAATTAATTACCAGTGCAATCTATAGCGTACGCACAGCTTCAGGCCAAGTCCTCCTAAATAAAGCACAGGCAGACGTTTACCGCACCTTGGAGTGGGATGTCGATGAAATTGTCAGTAAAAGTGAAGAGGAAAATACCTTACGCGCGGAGATGCAGCGGGAGCTTATTGGGCGCATTATCGACCGCTTACGGCGTATCGATGTGAATGCTTCATTAGAAGAAAAGAGCTACTAG
- the holA gene encoding DNA polymerase III subunit delta, whose protein sequence is MRLPGGKPGDKGSKALQEFASLASEDLLLLLVLPKLDKSQLNSKWVKVLEQSGVLVQVWPVTIQEMPRWINQRLASAGLSAEPEAIQILAERVEGNLLAASQEIEKLKLSSPGQEITREMMEYSVTSSARYSVFDLIDTALSGNSAKAVKTLDGLRVEGIEPPIVLWAIAREIRTLLDIMEKLDQGQPLARLVRLQKRQPLVQGALHRLNRKQLESLLIRARAIDVSIKGGSGQQSPWTGLLELTLNFCGQRTI, encoded by the coding sequence CTGCGTTTACCCGGAGGTAAACCGGGGGATAAGGGCAGTAAAGCCCTGCAAGAGTTTGCTTCATTGGCGAGTGAAGATCTTTTGCTTTTACTGGTATTACCGAAACTTGATAAATCGCAACTCAACAGCAAATGGGTCAAAGTCCTAGAACAATCAGGAGTACTGGTTCAGGTATGGCCTGTGACGATTCAGGAAATGCCCCGCTGGATCAACCAGCGCCTTGCATCTGCAGGCCTCTCAGCCGAACCAGAAGCAATACAAATCCTGGCAGAAAGAGTAGAGGGCAACTTACTTGCCGCAAGCCAGGAGATAGAAAAACTTAAGCTTTCCAGCCCCGGGCAAGAAATCACCCGGGAAATGATGGAGTATAGTGTTACCAGCTCCGCCCGTTACAGTGTTTTTGACCTAATTGACACAGCACTCTCTGGCAACTCAGCCAAAGCAGTCAAAACACTCGACGGATTGAGGGTCGAAGGTATTGAACCACCCATTGTACTTTGGGCAATAGCAAGAGAAATTCGCACTCTTCTCGACATCATGGAAAAACTGGATCAAGGCCAACCTCTAGCGAGATTGGTTCGGCTGCAAAAGCGACAGCCATTGGTCCAAGGAGCCCTACACAGACTTAATAGGAAGCAACTGGAAAGCTTATTAATTCGCGCTCGGGCTATAGATGTCTCTATCAAAGGTGGTAGTGGGCAGCAATCTCCATGGACAGGGCTATTAGAGCTGACTCTCAATTTTTGCGGGCAGAGAACCATTTAA
- a CDS encoding CsgG/HfaB family protein: MLSRIFILIIVFSISGCSSVKEALFGPGQQKATLTDRMSTYSDLVSLPAPRGKIVAAVYGFSDQTGQYRPAPSSSFSTAVTQGAAAMLVQVLNESGWFVTLEREGLQNLLTERKIIRAALKEQDNPASPVFDLPSLMSANIMLEGGIVGYDTNIKTGGAGARYFGIGISEQYRVDEVTVNLRAVDVRSGRVLSSVLTSKKILSRQVQGDVYTFVEYKRLLEIEAGMTTNDPAQLCVLSAIESAVIHLISQGVNANLWALEDNSQYPMSVLSEYSATPVKIL; encoded by the coding sequence ATGTTATCGAGAATATTTATTCTAATTATTGTTTTTAGTATTAGTGGGTGTAGTTCTGTTAAGGAGGCGTTGTTCGGCCCTGGACAACAAAAGGCAACTTTAACGGATAGAATGAGCACTTATTCTGACTTAGTCAGTTTGCCTGCCCCTAGAGGGAAAATAGTTGCAGCAGTGTACGGTTTTAGTGATCAAACTGGACAATATCGGCCCGCGCCCTCCAGCTCATTCTCGACCGCAGTGACTCAAGGGGCTGCAGCTATGCTGGTTCAGGTTCTGAATGAATCTGGGTGGTTTGTGACTCTTGAGCGGGAGGGTTTACAAAACCTCTTAACCGAAAGGAAAATAATTAGAGCTGCACTGAAAGAACAGGACAATCCTGCCAGTCCTGTATTCGATCTGCCTTCTCTTATGTCAGCCAATATTATGTTAGAGGGTGGAATAGTCGGTTACGATACAAACATCAAAACAGGGGGTGCGGGGGCACGTTACTTCGGTATCGGTATTTCTGAACAATATCGTGTAGATGAGGTTACTGTAAACCTGCGTGCGGTAGATGTCCGAAGTGGACGAGTTCTAAGTAGTGTTTTAACGAGCAAGAAAATCTTGTCGAGGCAAGTTCAAGGCGATGTTTACACTTTTGTGGAATATAAGCGCTTACTTGAAATAGAGGCTGGGATGACCACTAACGATCCAGCTCAATTATGTGTTCTTTCTGCGATAGAGTCGGCGGTAATTCATCTTATATCCCAGGGGGTTAATGCTAATTTGTGGGCATTGGAAGATAATAGCCAATACCCTATGTCTGTCCTCAGTGAATATTCTGCGACACCAGTAAAAATATTATAA
- a CDS encoding curli assembly protein CsgF, with protein sequence MRFLFTTAFLLFSGSVFATELVYTPVNPSFGGNPLNGNYLLNNASAQNSKKDPDAKDSPYSDSSSLDRFTDTLESRLLSQLLTDVGNGNDGTLVTDDYIVNIVDIDGELTITITDAVTGEISEIVVVGLNPSN encoded by the coding sequence ATGAGATTTTTATTTACAACGGCTTTTTTATTATTTTCTGGCTCGGTGTTTGCAACAGAGCTGGTGTACACACCTGTGAATCCATCGTTTGGAGGTAATCCTCTTAATGGTAATTATTTGCTGAATAATGCTAGTGCACAGAACAGTAAAAAAGATCCTGATGCTAAGGATTCGCCGTACTCTGATTCATCTTCCTTGGATAGATTTACTGACACACTAGAATCTCGTCTGCTCTCACAGCTGCTGACAGATGTGGGAAATGGTAATGATGGTACTTTGGTAACTGATGACTATATCGTAAATATTGTTGATATTGATGGTGAATTGACGATAACCATCACCGACGCTGTTACGGGTGAAATATCTGAAATTGTAGTTGTAGGTCTCAATCCAAGCAACTAA
- a CDS encoding CsgE family curli-type amyloid fiber assembly protein, which yields MKSLFLCATVLTVALSCIVHKSYAQETSDQSSEESLLTGLVIDNTVSGIGHEFARSLSIYITTNLTGFDYNLTVHERPSARWGSVVWVTFESKQVFKTVIYPGRRKFGAIVEQAASQINNNVRQQRLQDLLSQNVDLAGDEI from the coding sequence ATGAAATCACTATTTTTGTGCGCAACTGTGTTAACAGTTGCGCTTTCGTGTATCGTTCACAAAAGTTACGCTCAAGAAACAAGTGATCAAAGCTCTGAGGAATCCCTGCTTACTGGATTGGTAATTGATAATACGGTAAGCGGTATAGGTCATGAGTTTGCTAGATCGCTATCAATTTATATAACAACTAATTTGACAGGATTCGACTACAACCTGACCGTGCATGAAAGGCCTTCGGCAAGGTGGGGCAGTGTTGTTTGGGTAACCTTTGAGAGCAAGCAAGTCTTTAAGACTGTCATTTATCCTGGGCGGAGAAAGTTTGGTGCAATTGTCGAGCAGGCTGCTTCGCAAATAAATAATAATGTGAGGCAGCAGAGGTTGCAGGATCTTTTGTCTCAAAATGTTGATTTGGCGGGGGATGAAATATAA
- a CDS encoding response regulator transcription factor yields MNLHKDYAPLKVVSPKLEKTGVTVAFLTACINLQSSIFAGRIEDEFKTTCAILQRSTLSSLSGIKAEYLLLDCADVSSSDLENLLREIHSLPTPPNLVLINVDQKADIDFVLHWEKVLGLIPSECEAKVIMERLGRIFSGEYWFPRDVLHNFLRQHRKPKKWCDKASNLTQRERQILQLICDCNTNANIAETLCVSEHTVKSHLYKIYRKIGCKNRLEASSWASQNL; encoded by the coding sequence ATGAATTTGCATAAGGATTATGCACCGCTAAAGGTTGTTAGCCCTAAGTTAGAAAAAACAGGGGTTACAGTTGCCTTTTTAACCGCATGCATCAATCTTCAATCCTCAATATTTGCAGGGCGAATTGAAGATGAGTTTAAGACTACCTGCGCTATCCTTCAGCGCTCGACACTTTCATCCCTAAGTGGTATTAAGGCCGAATACCTTCTTCTTGATTGTGCCGATGTATCCTCTTCAGATCTCGAGAATCTTTTGAGGGAGATACACTCCCTGCCCACACCTCCCAACTTAGTATTAATCAATGTCGATCAGAAGGCCGATATTGATTTTGTTCTGCATTGGGAAAAAGTTCTGGGGTTAATACCCTCCGAGTGCGAAGCAAAAGTCATTATGGAGAGGTTGGGTAGGATATTCTCGGGAGAATACTGGTTTCCAAGAGATGTTCTCCATAATTTTCTCAGGCAACACAGAAAGCCTAAAAAGTGGTGCGATAAGGCTTCAAACCTCACGCAGCGAGAACGGCAAATTTTACAGTTGATCTGTGACTGTAATACCAATGCAAATATAGCCGAAACCTTATGTGTTAGTGAGCACACCGTTAAAAGTCATTTATATAAGATCTATAGAAAAATAGGCTGTAAGAATCGGTTAGAAGCAAGCAGTTGGGCCAGTCAAAACTTGTAA